One genomic segment of Natrialbaceae archaeon AArc-T1-2 includes these proteins:
- a CDS encoding PINc/VapC family ATPase, with the protein MNVVPDTSVVIDGRVSATIEDGQFEGATISVPEAVVAELEAQANDGIETGWDGLEELQCLAELADEGVIDLEYVGDRPSAIERGHASEGEIDALIRDLAEDLEATFLTSDVVQAEVAEAKGLAVEHVSPEVREVGTLTVENYFDEATMSVHLKTGMVPMAKRGELGEMHYQEIAEDPLEEETMDEYAREVVDAAKESPDGFLELSEPGMKIVQFRDYRIAIGRPPFADGIEITAVRPIAQTDIEDYENAAELKERLLERQRGVLISGAPGAGKSTFAQAVARYISDHDYAVKTMEKPRDLQVGPEITQYTELAGEMEKTADALLMVRPDYTIYDEVRKTDDFEVFADMRLAGVGMIGVVHATRPIDALQRLVGRVELGMIPQVVDTVVYIEAGMVETVYDVRTEVKVPAGLTEEDLARPVIQVTNFETGEPEYEIYTFNRQVVTVPLKEEEGGPGAESGVDRIAKQEIEREIRSVAHGYVDVELKSQDRAVVYVEEADISSVIGKGGGRITDIENRLGIDIDVRTHDENPNYGTRTGGGGGTGDATGQPDGQLVTPEITSRHVVVPVDGNHGETVELQAGGEYLFTATVSRGGEIQVSRGSAIADELERAIDRQEPITVVPS; encoded by the coding sequence ATGAACGTCGTGCCGGATACGAGCGTGGTCATCGACGGCCGCGTCTCGGCGACGATCGAAGACGGGCAGTTCGAGGGAGCGACGATTTCGGTACCCGAAGCCGTCGTCGCAGAGCTCGAAGCGCAGGCAAACGACGGCATCGAGACCGGATGGGACGGCCTCGAAGAGCTCCAGTGCCTCGCCGAACTCGCCGACGAGGGCGTCATCGACCTCGAGTACGTCGGCGACCGACCCAGCGCCATCGAGCGCGGCCACGCCTCCGAGGGCGAGATCGACGCGTTGATCCGTGACCTGGCGGAGGATCTCGAGGCGACCTTCCTCACGAGCGACGTCGTCCAGGCCGAGGTCGCCGAAGCGAAAGGCCTCGCGGTCGAGCACGTCTCTCCCGAGGTCCGGGAGGTCGGGACGCTCACCGTCGAGAACTACTTCGACGAGGCGACGATGAGCGTCCACCTCAAGACGGGGATGGTCCCGATGGCAAAGCGGGGCGAACTCGGCGAGATGCACTACCAGGAGATCGCCGAGGACCCGCTCGAGGAGGAGACGATGGACGAGTACGCCCGCGAGGTCGTCGACGCCGCCAAGGAGTCTCCCGACGGCTTCCTCGAGCTCTCCGAACCCGGGATGAAGATCGTCCAGTTCCGGGACTACCGGATCGCGATCGGTCGACCGCCGTTTGCCGACGGCATCGAGATCACGGCCGTTCGGCCGATCGCCCAGACCGACATCGAAGACTACGAAAACGCTGCAGAGCTCAAAGAACGGCTGCTCGAACGCCAGCGTGGCGTCCTCATCTCGGGCGCACCCGGCGCGGGGAAGTCGACCTTCGCCCAGGCGGTCGCCCGCTACATCTCCGATCACGACTACGCGGTCAAGACGATGGAGAAACCCCGGGACCTGCAGGTCGGCCCCGAGATCACCCAGTACACCGAACTCGCCGGCGAGATGGAAAAGACCGCCGACGCCCTGTTGATGGTTCGGCCCGACTACACGATCTACGACGAGGTCCGCAAGACCGACGACTTCGAGGTCTTCGCGGATATGCGACTCGCTGGCGTCGGCATGATCGGCGTCGTCCACGCGACCCGCCCGATCGACGCCCTCCAGCGACTCGTCGGCCGGGTCGAACTCGGGATGATCCCCCAGGTCGTCGACACCGTCGTCTACATCGAAGCCGGGATGGTCGAGACCGTCTACGACGTCCGCACGGAGGTCAAGGTCCCGGCCGGACTCACCGAGGAGGATCTCGCTCGGCCGGTGATCCAGGTGACCAACTTCGAGACCGGCGAACCCGAGTACGAGATCTACACGTTCAACCGGCAAGTCGTCACCGTCCCGCTGAAAGAGGAAGAGGGTGGTCCCGGAGCCGAGTCCGGCGTCGACCGTATCGCCAAACAGGAGATCGAACGCGAGATCCGCTCGGTCGCCCACGGCTACGTCGACGTCGAGCTCAAGAGCCAGGACCGCGCGGTGGTCTACGTCGAGGAAGCCGACATCTCGAGTGTCATCGGCAAGGGCGGCGGCCGGATCACCGACATCGAGAACCGTCTCGGGATCGACATCGACGTCCGAACCCACGACGAGAACCCCAACTACGGGACCAGAACCGGCGGTGGCGGCGGAACCGGCGACGCCACAGGTCAGCCCGACGGCCAGCTCGTCACTCCCGAGATCACGTCGCGTCACGTCGTCGTCCCCGTCGACGGCAACCACGGTGAGACTGTCGAGCTGCAAGCCGGCGGCGAGTATCTCTTCACCGCAACGGTGAGCCGCGGCGGGGAGATTCAGGTCTCACGAGGCAGTGCAATCGCGGACGAACTTGAGCGTGCGATCGACCGGCAGGAACCGATCACGGTCGTTCCCTCCTGA
- the glmS gene encoding methylaspartate mutase subunit S, translating to MATKVILGVIGSDAHVVGITILEQALEANGFDVVNLGVQTSQEEFVEAAKEHDAEAVLVSSLYGHAKQDCEGFPQKLAEADVDVVTYIGGNLAVGQDDFEETERFFRDLGFDRVFDSETDPEDAIAALQADLDQRSSEDEREQITAA from the coding sequence ATGGCGACGAAAGTCATCCTCGGCGTGATCGGCTCCGACGCCCACGTCGTCGGCATCACGATTCTAGAACAGGCCCTCGAGGCGAACGGGTTCGACGTCGTGAACCTGGGTGTACAGACCTCCCAGGAGGAGTTCGTTGAGGCCGCAAAAGAACACGACGCCGAGGCTGTACTCGTCTCCTCGCTTTACGGCCACGCCAAACAGGACTGTGAGGGCTTCCCCCAGAAGCTCGCCGAGGCCGACGTAGACGTCGTCACCTACATCGGCGGCAACCTCGCGGTCGGCCAGGACGACTTCGAAGAGACCGAACGGTTCTTCCGCGACCTCGGATTCGATCGGGTCTTCGACTCCGAAACCGACCCCGAAGACGCGATCGCCGCGCTCCAGGCCGATCTAGATCAGCGCTCGAGCGAGGACGAACGCGAGCAGATCACCGCCGCCTGA